A genome region from Solirubrobacter pauli includes the following:
- a CDS encoding type IV pilus twitching motility protein PilT encodes MAFDLDHALRYLIAAEGSDLHLKVPSYPLIRLHGHLEPIAGTERLFPEDTRHALAQMLLDPEKVAEFEAENEVDFSYSVEGLGRFRVNAFLQRGSVSIVMRAIPVVIKSVDELGLPEAVTNLANEERGIILLTGTTGSGKSTTLAAMIDHMNRTMKKHIVTIEDPIEFLHRDRGCIINQREVGQDTASFKRALRRVLRQDPDVILVGEMRDEETVHTALSAAETGHLVLSTLHTVDAPETVNRIIDFFPPHQQQQARAMIAGTLKGIVSQRLVRTVDGHGRVACCEIMVMTGRVHDMILDPKLTGQLPEVVAEGGYYGMQTFDQHLLKHLRAGRISYEEAMQSATSPHDFKLMVAAEGPIADQNLPQQQEPDAPSMGQVGVAEPAPSGPPPVSAPPPGIRF; translated from the coding sequence ATGGCTTTCGATCTCGATCACGCCCTGCGCTATCTCATCGCGGCCGAGGGCTCTGACCTCCACCTGAAGGTCCCCTCCTATCCGCTGATCCGCCTGCACGGCCATCTGGAGCCCATCGCCGGCACCGAGCGGCTGTTCCCCGAGGACACGCGCCACGCGCTCGCCCAGATGCTGCTCGACCCGGAGAAGGTGGCGGAGTTCGAGGCCGAGAACGAGGTCGACTTCTCCTACTCGGTGGAAGGGCTCGGGCGCTTCCGCGTCAACGCCTTCCTGCAGCGCGGGTCGGTGTCGATCGTCATGCGCGCGATCCCGGTCGTGATCAAGTCCGTCGACGAGCTCGGGCTGCCCGAGGCCGTCACGAACCTCGCCAACGAGGAGCGCGGGATCATCCTGCTCACCGGCACCACCGGCTCGGGCAAGTCGACCACGCTCGCGGCGATGATCGACCACATGAACCGGACGATGAAGAAGCACATCGTCACGATCGAGGACCCGATCGAGTTCCTGCACCGTGACCGCGGCTGCATCATCAACCAGCGCGAGGTCGGGCAGGACACGGCGTCGTTCAAGCGCGCGCTGCGCCGCGTGCTGCGCCAGGACCCGGACGTGATCCTGGTCGGCGAGATGCGCGACGAGGAGACGGTGCACACGGCGCTGTCCGCGGCCGAGACCGGTCACCTCGTGCTCTCCACGCTCCACACGGTCGACGCGCCGGAGACCGTCAACCGCATCATCGACTTCTTCCCGCCCCACCAGCAGCAGCAGGCCCGCGCGATGATCGCCGGCACGCTGAAGGGCATCGTCTCCCAGCGGCTCGTCCGCACGGTCGACGGCCACGGCCGCGTCGCGTGCTGCGAGATTATGGTCATGACCGGCCGGGTGCACGACATGATCCTCGACCCGAAGCTCACTGGTCAGCTGCCGGAGGTCGTCGCCGAGGGCGGCTACTACGGCATGCAGACGTTCGACCAGCACCTGCTCAAGCACCTGCGGGCCGGCCGGATCTCGTACGAGGAGGCCATGCAGTCGGCCACCTCGCCGCACGACTTCAAGCTGATGGTCGCGGCCGAGGGCCCGATCGCGGACCAGAACCTGCCGCAGCAGCAGGAGCCGGACGCGCCCTCGATGGGGCAGGTCGGCGTCGCAGAGCCCGCGCCGTCGGGCCCGCCGCCCGTGAGCGCGCCTCCGCCTGGCATCCGCTTCTAA
- a CDS encoding AIM24 family protein, producing the protein MQTTLGQFNETQSQDAFALQNSKLLKVRLEAVTIQAKLGSMVAYQGDVTFEHAGSGGLGRMLKKAVTGEGVQLMKVTGRGEVFLAEQAQDIHLIYLENDMITVNGPNLLAFDSGIDWDIRRVEGASGMMGGGMYNMALHGTGWVAIISDGPPVLLNVAAAPTFADAQAAITWSSGVSTGIRTDFKMKNLIGRGSGETVQMSFSGQGWVLVQPSEGQVFGATQQQSSQGGLGGLLNS; encoded by the coding sequence ATGCAGACGACGCTTGGGCAGTTCAATGAGACGCAGTCGCAGGACGCTTTCGCGCTTCAGAACTCGAAGCTGCTGAAAGTGCGCCTCGAGGCGGTGACCATTCAGGCCAAGCTCGGCTCCATGGTCGCCTACCAGGGCGACGTGACGTTCGAGCACGCCGGCTCCGGTGGACTCGGGCGGATGCTCAAGAAGGCGGTGACCGGCGAGGGCGTCCAGCTCATGAAGGTCACGGGCCGTGGCGAGGTGTTCCTGGCCGAGCAGGCCCAGGACATCCACCTGATCTATCTCGAGAACGACATGATCACGGTCAACGGCCCGAACCTGCTGGCGTTCGACTCGGGCATCGACTGGGACATCCGCCGCGTCGAAGGTGCTTCCGGGATGATGGGCGGCGGCATGTACAACATGGCGCTGCACGGCACGGGCTGGGTGGCGATCATCTCCGACGGCCCGCCCGTCCTGCTCAACGTCGCGGCGGCGCCGACGTTCGCCGACGCGCAGGCCGCGATCACGTGGTCGAGCGGCGTCTCGACCGGCATCCGCACCGACTTCAAGATGAAGAACCTGATCGGCCGCGGCTCGGGCGAGACGGTCCAGATGTCCTTCTCCGGACAGGGCTGGGTGCTGGTGCAGCCGTCCGAGGGCCAGGTCTTCGGCGCGACCCAGCAGCAGAGCTCCCAGGGTGGCCTGGGCGGCCTCCTGAACTCGTAG
- a CDS encoding DNA-3-methyladenine glycosylase I, whose amino-acid sequence MNDALAEGPDGRLRCWWGASSPEYVAYHDDEWGRPVRSSHALYEKLCLEAFQSGLSWITILRKREGFRAAFADFDPAVVADFGDDDVARLMADAGIVRNRAKIEAAIANARAALTVDLGELIWSFAPPARPRPAGRGDVPALTDESKAMAKALKKQGFKFVGPTTAYALMQACGLVDDHIEGCCVPPA is encoded by the coding sequence GTGAACGACGCGCTGGCTGAGGGGCCCGACGGGCGGTTGCGCTGCTGGTGGGGTGCCTCCTCACCCGAGTACGTGGCCTATCACGACGACGAGTGGGGCCGCCCGGTGCGGTCCTCGCACGCGTTGTACGAGAAGCTCTGCCTGGAGGCGTTCCAGTCGGGGCTGTCGTGGATCACGATCTTGCGCAAGCGCGAGGGGTTCCGGGCGGCGTTCGCGGACTTCGACCCGGCCGTGGTCGCCGACTTCGGTGACGACGACGTGGCGCGTCTGATGGCCGACGCCGGCATCGTGCGCAACCGGGCGAAGATCGAGGCGGCGATCGCCAACGCGCGGGCGGCGCTGACCGTCGACCTGGGCGAGCTGATCTGGTCCTTCGCGCCGCCTGCGCGTCCTCGCCCGGCGGGTCGGGGGGACGTTCCCGCCTTGACCGACGAGTCGAAGGCCATGGCCAAGGCCTTGAAGAAGCAGGGCTTCAAGTTCGTCGGGCCGACGACCGCCTACGCGCTGATGCAGGCCTGCGGACTCGTCGACGACCACATCGAGGGGTGCTGTGTTCCACCGGCTTGA
- a CDS encoding dihydrofolate reductase family protein, translated as MFHRLDPAGEPRDGSTLLAEADLGTLASDARPYTFFNFVSTVDGRAALDGSTRPLGGDADLEMLLSLRATADAVLIGPGTVRAEGYGRLVGPARRPSSPPAVLISRRFEIPWEAGLFAAADQPVIVYGPADAPDAPAVAAPVEVVRLDECTPAAALADLRARGIRALLSEGGPTLFRALLADDLVDELFLTLTPVITGDGDELSIVEGGRLPDVSRFALRWVLRADDELFLRYAVVR; from the coding sequence GTGTTCCACCGGCTTGATCCGGCCGGCGAGCCGCGCGACGGCTCCACGCTCCTGGCCGAGGCGGACCTGGGCACTCTCGCGAGCGACGCGCGCCCGTACACGTTCTTCAACTTCGTCAGCACGGTCGACGGCCGCGCGGCGCTCGACGGCTCGACACGGCCGCTGGGCGGCGACGCCGACCTCGAGATGCTGCTGTCCCTGCGCGCCACCGCGGACGCCGTGCTGATCGGCCCTGGGACCGTGCGCGCCGAGGGCTACGGACGGCTGGTCGGCCCGGCGCGGCGGCCGTCCTCCCCTCCCGCCGTCTTGATCTCCCGCCGCTTCGAGATCCCCTGGGAGGCCGGCCTGTTCGCGGCCGCCGACCAGCCCGTGATCGTCTATGGGCCCGCCGACGCGCCCGACGCGCCCGCGGTGGCCGCGCCCGTCGAGGTCGTCCGGCTGGACGAGTGCACGCCCGCCGCGGCCCTGGCCGACCTCCGCGCCCGCGGCATCCGCGCCCTGTTGAGCGAGGGCGGCCCGACGCTCTTCCGCGCCCTGCTGGCCGACGACCTCGTCGACGAGCTCTTCCTCACGCTGACCCCCGTCATCACCGGCGACGGCGACGAGCTCTCGATCGTCGAAGGCGGCCGCCTCCCCGACGTGTCGCGCTTCGCCCTGCGCTGGGTGCTCCGCGCGGACGACGAGCTGTTCCTCCGCTACGCCGTGGTCCGCTAG
- a CDS encoding NAD(P)H-binding protein, whose translation MILVTGATGYVGSQLVDELLKRGETVRTLSRRGAGKGDARKGDVLSGAGLPEALDGVDTAYYLVHSMGSGGDFAAKDRQAAANFAEAAATAGVRRVVYLGGLGSENSEHLRSRHEVANMLRARLHSKLVYVRAAMIVGPGSASYDILEHLVKRLPVMIVPKWLDTKTQPVALSDVVKTLADLATVEDAPEEVQLGGADVLTYREMMARAAPLMGRRPPLVIRVPVLTPRLSSYWVALVTPVSFGLIKPLVDGLGAEMVVQQDPPPGINDQPLGFDDAVREALSR comes from the coding sequence ATGATCCTCGTCACTGGTGCCACCGGATATGTCGGTTCACAGCTTGTCGACGAGCTGCTCAAACGCGGAGAGACGGTACGCACACTCAGCCGCCGTGGAGCCGGTAAGGGAGACGCGCGCAAGGGTGACGTGCTCTCCGGCGCAGGGCTGCCCGAGGCGCTCGACGGCGTCGACACGGCGTACTACCTGGTCCACTCGATGGGCTCGGGCGGCGACTTCGCGGCCAAGGACCGCCAGGCCGCGGCCAACTTCGCGGAGGCGGCGGCCACCGCCGGCGTGCGGCGCGTCGTCTACCTCGGCGGGCTCGGCTCGGAGAACTCCGAGCACCTGCGCTCGCGCCATGAGGTCGCCAACATGCTCCGCGCGCGGCTGCACTCCAAGCTCGTGTACGTGCGCGCGGCGATGATCGTCGGGCCCGGAAGTGCCTCGTACGACATCCTCGAGCACCTCGTCAAGCGGCTGCCGGTGATGATCGTGCCGAAGTGGCTGGACACGAAGACGCAGCCGGTCGCGCTCTCGGACGTGGTCAAGACGCTCGCCGACCTGGCGACCGTCGAGGACGCCCCCGAGGAGGTGCAGCTCGGCGGCGCCGACGTCCTCACCTATCGTGAGATGATGGCCCGCGCCGCTCCGCTGATGGGCCGCCGACCTCCGCTCGTCATTCGCGTCCCCGTCCTCACGCCCCGCCTCTCCTCCTACTGGGTGGCCCTCGTCACGCCCGTCTCGTTCGGGCTGATCAAGCCGCTCGTCGACGGGCTGGGCGCCGAGATGGTCGTGCAGCAGGATCCGCCGCCCGGGATCAACGACCAGCCGCTCGGCTTCGACGACGCCGTCCGCGAAGCGCTCAGCCGATGA
- a CDS encoding MarR family winged helix-turn-helix transcriptional regulator — protein sequence MLWVQLLAETLNNELLDRLRVDFPDVRYAHGFVFQQLVEGPRPVGEVAENLGVTSQAISKAARELEALGYVERTPSPADARVRLLALSARGRAVVEAGRAGRAAVNAELATALGAERVEQAAATLRAAIQARDAMHAVAARRVRSAQGLLDAGR from the coding sequence GTGCTCTGGGTCCAGCTGCTGGCCGAGACGCTCAACAACGAGCTGCTGGACCGGCTGCGCGTGGACTTCCCCGACGTGCGGTACGCGCACGGGTTCGTCTTCCAGCAGCTGGTCGAAGGTCCACGGCCGGTCGGTGAGGTCGCCGAGAACCTGGGGGTGACGTCGCAGGCGATCTCGAAGGCTGCACGCGAGCTGGAGGCGCTCGGCTACGTCGAGCGGACGCCCTCGCCGGCGGACGCGCGGGTGCGGCTGCTGGCGTTGTCGGCGCGCGGGCGCGCCGTCGTGGAGGCCGGCCGCGCGGGGCGTGCGGCGGTCAACGCCGAGCTGGCGACCGCCCTGGGCGCGGAGCGCGTGGAGCAGGCGGCCGCGACGCTCAGGGCCGCGATCCAGGCACGCGACGCGATGCACGCGGTGGCGGCCAGGCGGGTACGCAGCGCTCAAGGCCTGCTGGATGCGGGCCGATGA
- a CDS encoding Ig-like domain-containing protein → MVRRALVLTLLTVAGVPSAAQAATVTVDGGVLRYAPAPGKQSNLTVTEAGGVVTLRRETGDTDEWPTGGTCTATATVATCPGPIEKVEIDVGDNADRVTATLGQPAVGLPIPTTITGGEGNDVLTGGARTDTIDGGSGDDDIDGSSGNDVLRGGEGNDILTPNVGTDAVSGGEGIDTVTYGLRTTAAITATLDGLANDGESDENDLIGVDVENIEGASSVGVALVGDGRANHLEVVAGPGTITGGEGSDVLEGGPADDTINARDGSPDTVICAGGIDTVHADTLDSVSPSCENVSIQASPGGPFDDKPPLLAWTAPGADAALSANTTTVLRADASDDRGVTKVQFLDDERVLCEDTAAPYECAFQPRGGDVGRNTLIAIAYDGANQTTSAVRAVTVRRFTSPGFSLKLRPSRDRRAPYSFRATGTLKRPATVSPSQGCSGRVVITAKRGSKTVGTTRTSLGRTCEYAVTVKFRSKVGSRIRLTAKFEGNEVISSRSAPSKTARLG, encoded by the coding sequence ATGGTCCGGCGGGCGCTGGTGTTGACCCTGCTTACGGTGGCGGGGGTTCCTTCCGCGGCACAGGCCGCGACGGTCACGGTCGACGGGGGCGTGCTGCGCTACGCACCCGCGCCCGGCAAGCAGTCCAACCTCACGGTGACCGAGGCGGGCGGCGTCGTGACGCTGCGGCGCGAGACCGGGGATACCGACGAGTGGCCCACGGGCGGGACGTGCACCGCGACCGCGACCGTCGCGACATGCCCTGGCCCGATCGAGAAGGTCGAGATCGACGTGGGCGACAACGCCGACCGGGTCACCGCGACCCTCGGCCAGCCCGCCGTCGGCCTGCCGATCCCGACGACGATCACCGGCGGCGAGGGCAACGACGTCCTCACCGGCGGCGCGCGCACGGACACGATCGACGGCGGCTCAGGCGACGACGACATCGATGGCTCGTCCGGCAACGACGTGCTGCGCGGCGGCGAGGGGAACGACATCCTCACACCGAACGTGGGCACCGACGCCGTGAGCGGTGGCGAGGGCATCGACACCGTCACCTACGGGTTGCGCACGACGGCCGCGATCACGGCCACGCTCGACGGGCTGGCGAATGACGGCGAGTCCGACGAGAACGACCTCATCGGCGTGGACGTCGAGAACATCGAGGGCGCGTCCTCCGTGGGGGTGGCCCTTGTGGGAGACGGCCGCGCCAACCACCTCGAAGTGGTGGCCGGTCCGGGCACGATCACCGGCGGCGAAGGCAGCGACGTCCTCGAGGGCGGCCCCGCCGACGACACGATCAACGCGCGCGACGGCTCGCCCGACACCGTGATCTGCGCCGGCGGCATCGACACCGTCCATGCCGACACGCTCGACTCGGTCTCGCCCTCGTGCGAGAACGTCTCGATCCAGGCCTCTCCAGGTGGGCCGTTCGATGACAAGCCGCCGCTCCTGGCGTGGACCGCGCCCGGCGCCGACGCCGCGCTCAGCGCGAACACGACGACCGTCCTGCGCGCCGACGCGTCCGACGACCGCGGCGTCACCAAGGTGCAGTTCCTCGACGACGAGCGCGTCCTGTGCGAAGACACGGCGGCGCCGTACGAGTGCGCGTTCCAGCCGCGCGGGGGCGACGTCGGCCGCAACACGCTGATCGCGATCGCCTACGACGGGGCGAACCAGACGACGAGCGCCGTGCGGGCGGTGACCGTGAGGCGGTTCACCTCGCCCGGGTTCAGCCTCAAGCTGCGGCCGAGCCGTGATCGTCGCGCGCCGTACTCCTTCCGCGCGACCGGCACGCTCAAGCGGCCCGCGACGGTCTCGCCCTCGCAGGGGTGCTCGGGCCGCGTGGTGATCACCGCCAAGCGCGGCTCGAAGACGGTCGGCACGACGCGCACCTCGCTGGGCCGCACGTGCGAGTACGCGGTGACCGTGAAGTTCCGCTCCAAGGTCGGCAGCCGCATCCGCCTGACGGCCAAGTTCGAGGGCAACGAGGTCATCTCGTCGCGCTCGGCACCCAGCAAGACCGCCCGCCTGGGCTAG
- the glpX gene encoding class II fructose-bisphosphatase, whose product MNTRRDDMPPDRNLALELVRVTEAAALQAARFVGMGDKEAADQAAVDGMHAVLHTIHMDGVVVIGEGEKDEAPMLANGEEVGDGTPPHVDIAVDPLDGTRLTAQGRPNAVSVIALAERGTMFDPGPVFYMEKMAGRDEIVDLLDLDRPLGKTVELIAERRGVEVRDVMVVVLDRPRHEDGIRQIREAGARVRLITDGDVAGALLAADPTRPVDLLWGIGGTPEGVITAAALKCYGGGMIGRLSPQNDEERAKAAEQGYDVTKVMTHDDLVKSDDCFFSATGVTDGDVLRGVHYEGARGATTESLVMRSRSGTVRRIASRHDRDKLRSLTGYRYG is encoded by the coding sequence ATGAACACCCGTCGCGACGACATGCCGCCGGACCGCAACCTCGCGCTCGAGCTCGTGCGCGTGACCGAGGCCGCCGCGCTGCAGGCCGCCCGCTTCGTCGGCATGGGCGACAAGGAGGCCGCCGACCAAGCGGCCGTCGACGGCATGCACGCCGTGCTGCACACCATCCACATGGACGGCGTCGTCGTGATCGGGGAGGGCGAGAAGGACGAGGCGCCGATGCTCGCCAACGGCGAGGAGGTCGGCGACGGCACGCCACCGCACGTGGACATCGCGGTCGACCCGCTCGACGGCACGCGCCTCACCGCCCAGGGCCGCCCGAACGCGGTCAGCGTGATCGCCCTCGCCGAGCGCGGCACGATGTTCGACCCGGGCCCGGTCTTCTACATGGAGAAGATGGCCGGGCGTGACGAGATCGTCGACCTGCTGGACCTGGACCGCCCGCTCGGCAAGACCGTCGAGCTGATCGCCGAGCGCCGCGGCGTCGAGGTCCGCGACGTGATGGTCGTCGTGCTCGACCGCCCGCGCCACGAAGACGGGATCCGGCAGATCCGCGAGGCCGGTGCACGCGTGCGGCTGATCACGGACGGCGACGTCGCCGGCGCGCTGCTCGCCGCCGATCCGACCCGTCCCGTCGACCTGCTGTGGGGCATCGGCGGGACGCCCGAGGGCGTGATCACCGCGGCCGCGCTCAAGTGCTACGGCGGCGGCATGATCGGCCGTCTCTCGCCTCAGAACGACGAGGAGCGCGCCAAGGCGGCCGAGCAGGGGTACGACGTGACCAAGGTCATGACCCACGACGACCTCGTCAAGAGCGACGACTGCTTCTTCTCGGCCACCGGCGTGACCGACGGCGACGTCCTGCGCGGCGTGCACTACGAGGGCGCACGCGGCGCGACCACGGAGTCGCTCGTGATGCGCAGCCGCTCCGGCACCGTGCGCCGGATCGCCTCCCGCCACGACCGCGACAAGCTCCGCTCGCTGACGGGATACCGCTACGGGTAG
- a CDS encoding nuclear transport factor 2 family protein, translated as MILDDFFTAAAAFDDEALARVLHPEARISEMPNLINREGTERDLTSAREALTRGRGLLARQRYDVHEVLEAGDRIAARATWRGTLAATGQELTAHIATFTQVRDGRIIRHATYDCYEAF; from the coding sequence ATGATACTCGACGACTTCTTCACCGCTGCCGCAGCGTTCGACGACGAGGCGCTGGCGCGCGTGCTGCACCCCGAGGCGCGGATCTCGGAGATGCCGAACCTGATCAACCGCGAGGGGACCGAGCGCGACCTCACGTCCGCGCGGGAGGCGCTCACGCGCGGGAGAGGGCTGCTCGCGCGCCAGCGCTACGACGTGCACGAGGTGCTCGAGGCCGGCGACCGGATCGCGGCGCGCGCGACGTGGCGGGGGACGCTCGCCGCGACCGGGCAGGAGCTGACGGCGCACATCGCGACCTTCACGCAGGTGCGTGACGGACGGATCATCCGCCACGCGACCTACGACTGCTACGAAGCGTTCTAA
- a CDS encoding alpha/beta hydrolase — translation MRIRVDDRIEAAIAERLGRLPARVQRRLSGQPPIVIDGQRLEPDVQLMLALRPLLGEPSWDEHLTPERGRALTREEAATAAGPRKVPVAAVEDLTVAGLPARRYVSAEPGDKPTLLYLHGGGFVVGDLDTHDAPCRVLCRHAGVDVLSVEYRKAPEHPFPAYVEDARRAFEWAAERYERVAVGGDSAGGNLAATLAIEYDPVLALLIYPAVDATQERESRRLFGEGFFLTDELMQWYTGHFMPEGSDPADPLRSPILSPRLREHAPALVITAGFDPLRDEGEAYAQALRDAGVPVLAHRFRGLFHGFINSIGASPSSRAALVETAGMTRALLRAR, via the coding sequence ATGCGGATCCGCGTCGACGACCGGATCGAAGCGGCGATCGCCGAGCGCCTCGGGCGGCTGCCCGCGCGCGTCCAGCGCCGGCTGTCCGGGCAGCCGCCGATCGTCATCGACGGTCAGCGCCTGGAGCCCGACGTCCAGCTGATGCTCGCGCTCCGGCCGCTGCTGGGCGAGCCGAGCTGGGACGAGCACCTCACGCCTGAGCGCGGGCGCGCGCTCACGCGTGAGGAAGCGGCCACCGCGGCCGGCCCGCGCAAGGTGCCGGTGGCGGCGGTCGAGGACCTCACCGTCGCCGGCCTGCCCGCGCGCCGGTACGTCAGCGCGGAGCCGGGCGACAAGCCGACGCTGCTGTACCTGCACGGCGGCGGGTTCGTCGTCGGCGACCTCGACACGCACGACGCGCCGTGCCGCGTCCTCTGCCGCCACGCGGGCGTGGACGTGCTGAGCGTCGAGTACCGCAAGGCGCCCGAGCACCCGTTCCCGGCGTACGTCGAGGACGCGCGGCGCGCCTTCGAGTGGGCGGCCGAGCGCTACGAGCGCGTCGCGGTCGGTGGCGACAGCGCGGGTGGCAACCTCGCCGCGACGCTCGCGATCGAGTACGACCCGGTGCTCGCCCTGCTGATCTACCCCGCGGTCGACGCCACGCAGGAGCGCGAGTCGCGCCGGCTGTTCGGCGAGGGCTTCTTCCTCACCGACGAGCTGATGCAGTGGTACACGGGCCACTTCATGCCCGAGGGCTCGGACCCGGCCGACCCGCTGCGCTCACCGATCCTCAGCCCGCGCCTGCGCGAGCACGCCCCGGCGCTGGTCATCACCGCCGGCTTCGACCCGCTGCGCGACGAGGGCGAGGCCTACGCGCAGGCGCTGCGGGACGCGGGCGTCCCCGTGCTCGCGCACCGCTTCCGCGGGCTCTTCCACGGCTTCATCAACTCCATCGGCGCCAGCCCCTCTTCGCGCGCCGCGCTCGTCGAAACCGCAGGTATGACGCGAGCCCTCCTCCGAGCACGGTGA
- a CDS encoding sigma-70 family RNA polymerase sigma factor translates to MSVVDLQELEEVKGLILKGQQVGVLTFAEISTAVAEVDLDESDVEELHAFLEKSEIELVEEIDPALAAGQEDRAPDKRGRRKAKTTIDLKPDMTTDSLQLFLKDIGKVRLLTAQEEVDLARRIERGDLDAKQKMVESNLRLVVSIAKNYRNQGLPFLDLIQEGTLGLVRAAEKFDYRKGFKFSTYATWWIRQAIARALADKARTIRIPVHVVEKLNKIGRAERKLVTELGREPTPEEIAEVTGIDPEEVDSIKRSAQAPVSLEKPVGDEEESEFGQFIADERAESPYERAAEILTKEALREALENLSYRERRVLELRYGLGGEHPRTLDEVGRTFNVTRERIRQIENQSLKKLQSLAEAQKLRDVA, encoded by the coding sequence ATGTCAGTTGTGGATCTGCAGGAACTCGAAGAAGTCAAAGGACTGATCCTCAAGGGCCAGCAGGTAGGCGTCCTGACGTTCGCCGAGATCTCGACCGCGGTTGCAGAAGTGGACCTGGACGAGTCGGACGTCGAGGAGCTGCACGCTTTCCTCGAGAAGTCAGAGATCGAGCTCGTCGAGGAGATCGACCCGGCGCTCGCCGCCGGGCAGGAGGATCGCGCTCCTGACAAGCGCGGCCGGCGCAAGGCGAAGACGACGATCGACCTGAAGCCGGACATGACCACCGACTCCCTTCAGCTGTTCCTGAAGGACATCGGCAAGGTCCGCCTGCTCACGGCCCAGGAAGAGGTCGACCTGGCCCGCCGCATCGAACGCGGCGACCTGGACGCCAAGCAGAAGATGGTCGAGTCCAACCTGCGGCTCGTCGTCTCCATCGCGAAGAACTACCGGAACCAAGGTTTGCCGTTCCTGGACCTGATCCAGGAGGGGACGCTCGGTCTCGTTCGCGCGGCGGAGAAGTTCGACTACCGCAAGGGCTTCAAGTTCTCGACCTACGCCACGTGGTGGATCCGCCAGGCGATCGCTCGCGCGCTCGCCGACAAGGCGCGGACCATCCGGATCCCGGTCCACGTGGTGGAGAAGCTCAACAAGATCGGCCGCGCCGAGCGCAAGCTCGTGACGGAGCTCGGCCGTGAGCCCACCCCGGAGGAGATCGCCGAGGTCACCGGCATCGACCCCGAAGAGGTGGACTCGATCAAGCGCTCCGCCCAGGCGCCGGTCTCGCTCGAGAAGCCGGTCGGCGACGAGGAGGAGTCGGAGTTCGGCCAGTTCATCGCCGACGAGCGTGCGGAGTCCCCGTACGAGCGCGCGGCGGAGATCCTCACGAAGGAAGCCCTTCGCGAGGCGCTGGAGAACCTCTCGTACCGCGAGCGGCGCGTGCTCGAGCTGCGGTACGGCCTCGGCGGGGAGCACCCGCGCACGCTCGACGAGGTCGGGCGGACGTTCAACGTCACGCGCGAGCGCATCCGCCAGATCGAGAACCAGTCGCTGAAGAAGCTGCAGTCCCTCGCGGAAGCCCAGAAGCTCCGCGACGTGGCTTAG
- a CDS encoding DICT sensory domain-containing protein yields the protein MKKLAIKDVAEQTGVAAGTIRMWEQRYGFPEPGRTASGYRVYSEEDVAAIRRIVAFRDRGLSVPAALDRVRSMEGTTDRPSIFAALVAADSPVNPQRLSKPTLVALSRAIEEEAIARAAGPVVIGAFQDEHNYRAVEHRYRRMARVSDAVGVFATFDDVHVGEEDEPVEIPVGAADALGHEWAVVVDAPGFAAALVAWETPDPQARIFEAIWTMDPTVVRRAAQVGATLATRRAPDWSERVLGLLADRPLAVEVPTPGLTAVTNRMLGFLDARG from the coding sequence TTGAAGAAGCTTGCGATCAAAGACGTGGCGGAGCAGACCGGGGTCGCCGCCGGGACCATCCGCATGTGGGAGCAGCGGTACGGCTTCCCCGAGCCCGGGCGCACCGCGTCCGGCTACCGCGTGTACAGCGAGGAGGACGTCGCCGCGATCCGGCGCATCGTCGCCTTCCGCGACCGCGGCCTGTCCGTGCCGGCCGCGCTCGACCGCGTGCGCTCGATGGAGGGCACGACCGACCGCCCGTCGATCTTCGCCGCGCTCGTGGCCGCCGACTCGCCCGTCAACCCGCAGCGGCTGAGCAAGCCGACGCTCGTCGCGCTCTCGCGCGCGATCGAGGAGGAAGCGATCGCCCGGGCCGCCGGCCCAGTCGTGATCGGCGCCTTCCAGGACGAGCACAACTACCGCGCCGTCGAGCACCGCTACCGGCGGATGGCGCGCGTGTCCGACGCGGTCGGCGTGTTCGCGACCTTCGACGACGTGCACGTGGGCGAGGAGGACGAGCCGGTCGAGATCCCGGTCGGCGCCGCCGACGCGCTCGGCCACGAGTGGGCGGTGGTCGTCGACGCGCCAGGCTTCGCCGCCGCGCTCGTCGCGTGGGAGACGCCCGACCCGCAGGCCCGCATCTTCGAGGCGATCTGGACGATGGATCCGACCGTCGTCCGGCGCGCGGCCCAGGTCGGCGCGACGCTCGCCACGCGCCGCGCGCCCGACTGGTCCGAACGCGTGCTCGGTCTGCTTGCGGACCGCCCGCTGGCGGTCGAGGTGCCGACGCCCGGTCTCACCGCGGTGACGAACCGGATGCTCGGGTTCCTCGACGCGCGGGGCTAA